From one Microbulbifer sp. A4B17 genomic stretch:
- a CDS encoding GNAT family N-acetyltransferase, producing MLNFRKALIEDLPDLLKFEQCIIEAERPYNSSIKAESAFYYNIENLILSDDSYLLVAETEDEIIGTGYAQIRNSKISLDHKRHAYLGFMYVSPAHRGKGINSRLIEKLIAWGKQNGVQDFYLDVYSQNSSAIKAYEKTGFKPSLMEMKLNLK from the coding sequence ATGTTAAATTTTAGAAAAGCACTTATAGAAGACCTTCCTGATTTACTTAAATTTGAACAATGCATTATCGAAGCCGAAAGGCCATACAACTCATCCATTAAAGCTGAATCAGCATTCTATTATAATATAGAGAATTTGATACTATCTGATGACTCATATCTTCTGGTAGCTGAAACCGAAGATGAGATTATTGGAACTGGATATGCCCAGATACGAAATTCAAAGATATCTCTTGATCATAAGCGGCATGCTTATCTAGGTTTTATGTATGTATCACCAGCGCACCGAGGAAAGGGCATTAATTCAAGGCTAATAGAGAAATTAATTGCATGGGGAAAACAGAATGGTGTTCAAGATTTCTACCTTGACGTTTACTCTCAAAATAGCTCAGCGATAAAAGCCTATGAAAAAACCGGCTTCAAACCATCACTTATGGAAATGAAGTTAAACCTTAAATAG
- a CDS encoding HupE/UreJ family protein: MPTKNSYKIIKALLFLLLLTTISNFSFAHDGRPIYIELKEVTESRYILRWKIPPIMQPGTEPEIHLKGEFCQIQPEITRPAGPNVKSYLCRNPHPNNFTRLYNPLTIKITYPIANPALSSLIHFEKADGDTINLFNGPKVLEINLPSRLTIWDYVKQYIEAGFSHILEGYDHLLFVLCLVFIARNFRGILIAISGFTVGHSLTLGLASLDLFTIRVDVVEVLIPLSIMLLAAEIVYAHNGQSRTSLTRRYPAIVATGFGLLHGFGFASALAELGLPHNHKITALFSFNIGVELGQILFVLVLIFLSSIVQRIFSKWKITTLYNQLLTQSKYTIYLVGIASGYWTIDRALGLTS; the protein is encoded by the coding sequence ATGCCAACTAAAAATTCCTACAAGATCATCAAAGCCCTTCTATTCTTATTGTTACTTACAACAATTAGTAATTTTAGTTTCGCTCATGACGGAAGACCGATATACATTGAGTTAAAAGAAGTCACGGAAAGCAGATATATCCTTCGATGGAAAATCCCGCCTATCATGCAGCCAGGCACTGAACCTGAGATACACTTAAAGGGCGAATTCTGCCAAATACAACCAGAGATAACACGGCCTGCCGGACCCAATGTGAAGAGTTACCTATGCAGGAACCCCCACCCAAACAATTTTACAAGGCTATATAACCCCCTAACAATAAAAATCACATACCCCATTGCCAATCCGGCCTTATCGAGCTTAATTCATTTTGAAAAAGCAGACGGTGACACTATTAATCTCTTTAATGGCCCCAAGGTCTTAGAGATAAACTTACCCTCCCGCCTAACTATTTGGGATTATGTCAAACAATATATTGAAGCAGGCTTCTCACATATATTAGAGGGCTATGATCACTTACTATTCGTATTATGTTTAGTCTTTATCGCCAGAAACTTTAGAGGCATTTTAATAGCGATTAGCGGATTTACAGTAGGCCACTCTCTCACTCTAGGGCTCGCAAGTTTAGACTTATTCACCATAAGAGTAGATGTTGTTGAAGTGTTGATCCCATTGAGTATTATGCTGTTAGCCGCAGAAATTGTATACGCGCATAATGGACAGAGTAGAACGAGTTTAACCCGACGCTATCCTGCGATTGTTGCCACTGGCTTTGGATTACTTCACGGGTTTGGGTTTGCCAGTGCGCTAGCGGAATTAGGCCTTCCGCACAATCATAAAATTACTGCATTATTTAGCTTTAATATAGGTGTAGAACTGGGGCAGATATTATTTGTCTTGGTTTTGATTTTCTTATCATCTATAGTTCAGCGGATATTCTCGAAGTGGAAAATTACAACTTTGTATAACCAACTTCTGACACAATCAAAATACACTATTTATCTAGTTGGAATAGCCAGCGGGTATTGGACAATTGACAGGGCTCTGGGGCTAACTTCCTAA
- a CDS encoding peptidyl-prolyl cis-trans isomerase, whose amino-acid sequence MQRKLEILKREPLVHFSIIALLLFVFAELLIEENGTNYEDTLLISEDILIEHLQFQKKTFNESFARRYWEGLTQPERSNLINDYIKEEVLYREALNLGLQKHDQIIRRRLIQKLDYVNGGFSSNTDISEKDLENYFQLHHEKYRIEASITFTHVFFDFRRHSKEKLEETVKQNLNHLIKQSVPFEESALYGDRFIFHRNYVDRTLHLVASHFGDNLAESIFQLPLNTWSGPFESPYGLHLILVSENKTSRLPSFREASPLVLEDYRRNKMEKNRQLRIQELLAGYRIERDASIPYVPVDITYAN is encoded by the coding sequence ATGCAGCGGAAATTAGAGATTCTGAAGAGGGAGCCTCTGGTACACTTTTCTATTATCGCTTTATTGCTGTTCGTTTTCGCAGAGTTATTAATAGAGGAAAATGGAACCAACTATGAAGATACCTTGCTTATCAGCGAGGACATACTAATTGAGCACCTCCAATTCCAGAAAAAAACGTTTAACGAGAGTTTCGCACGACGTTATTGGGAGGGTTTGACTCAGCCAGAAAGGTCCAACCTCATTAATGATTACATTAAAGAAGAAGTACTTTACCGAGAAGCCCTTAACCTAGGCCTACAGAAGCATGACCAGATTATACGACGGCGCCTTATTCAAAAGCTGGACTATGTAAATGGAGGCTTTTCCAGTAACACTGACATTAGTGAAAAAGACCTGGAAAACTACTTCCAGCTTCATCACGAGAAATATCGAATTGAAGCATCTATTACCTTCACTCATGTTTTCTTTGATTTTAGACGTCACTCTAAAGAAAAGTTAGAGGAGACTGTCAAACAGAACTTGAACCACTTAATAAAGCAATCAGTTCCATTCGAGGAGTCCGCCCTCTACGGAGACAGATTTATCTTTCATCGGAATTATGTAGATCGCACTCTCCATCTAGTAGCCAGCCATTTCGGAGATAATTTGGCAGAAAGTATCTTTCAACTACCATTGAATACCTGGTCCGGTCCATTTGAATCTCCATATGGCCTACATCTAATTTTGGTTAGTGAAAACAAAACAAGCCGTCTACCCAGCTTTAGAGAAGCCTCCCCCTTAGTACTTGAGGATTATCGACGAAATAAAATGGAGAAAAACAGACAACTTAGGATACAAGAGCTGTTGGCAGGCTACAGAATAGAGAGGGATGCCTCGATACCATATGTACCTGTGGATATCACCTATGCCAACTAA
- a CDS encoding DUF3604 domain-containing protein produces MKNPIKRIARLVGVTLSITHLSVTASEPTQVFWGDMHLHTSYSFDAFLSQNYSATPDTAYRWAKGQPVIHPYTHAKVRIDTPLDFLVVSDHAEGLGVMRAVVNETDELDSDMSLYQSMMRWFAKQHIRYKVSINEGMDIFNELLPKKALDTVAPADPVQDPANTPPEPVLGDLDKTRTSAWSAIVDAAERHNNPGTFTSFIGWEWSSTPTGANLHRVVVSPDGAEKAKQYLPFGSDQSQYPEDLWQWLDETSKRTGSEFIAIPHNSNVSKGYMFAETTLRGEPIDTQYARTRMRWEPLVEITQIKGDSETHSTLSPDDPFADFENYPFYLQADPESYRVAKGDFVRSALRTGLEMQKKIGVNPYKLGFVGSTDSHTGMSTAEENNFWGKFAHDSVPSGKRTNTVIGGTKATGWNMSASGLAAAWAEENTRESLFAAFKRREVYATTGPRIQVRVFAGWNFPKHAIDAENIAELGYSHGVPMGGDLVKPQRTDQPIQLLIRATKDPKGANLDRIQVVKSWLDSTGKSHEKIFNVAWSGERTLNNQGQLMPVGDTVNRETGQYTNNIGSIELSTLWQDPKFNMNERAFYYVRVLQIPTPRHSLYDAIATKEINNGNIQVPPEGPAVIQERAYTSPIWYTP; encoded by the coding sequence ATGAAAAATCCCATAAAAAGAATAGCACGTCTGGTAGGGGTTACATTATCCATCACTCACCTAAGTGTTACTGCTAGTGAGCCCACTCAGGTTTTCTGGGGAGATATGCACCTACATACCTCCTACTCATTCGATGCCTTCTTAAGTCAAAATTATTCGGCAACTCCGGACACCGCTTATCGGTGGGCCAAGGGGCAGCCGGTTATTCACCCCTACACTCATGCAAAAGTACGTATAGACACCCCGTTGGATTTTCTCGTGGTTTCAGATCACGCTGAAGGGCTGGGAGTTATGAGGGCAGTGGTGAATGAAACAGATGAGCTCGACAGCGATATGTCCTTATACCAGTCAATGATGCGCTGGTTTGCCAAGCAGCATATTAGATATAAAGTCTCAATAAATGAAGGTATGGATATTTTCAATGAGTTACTGCCCAAAAAGGCGCTAGACACAGTAGCTCCCGCTGACCCTGTCCAGGACCCAGCTAACACGCCCCCTGAGCCCGTTCTTGGAGATCTGGATAAGACCCGGACAAGCGCATGGAGTGCAATAGTCGATGCCGCAGAGCGCCATAATAACCCGGGCACTTTTACCAGTTTTATTGGCTGGGAATGGAGCTCAACACCAACCGGGGCCAACTTACACCGGGTGGTTGTCTCTCCTGATGGGGCGGAAAAAGCTAAGCAGTATCTTCCTTTTGGGTCTGATCAGAGCCAGTACCCAGAAGATTTGTGGCAGTGGTTAGATGAGACATCTAAACGAACTGGCAGTGAATTCATTGCGATCCCCCACAACTCCAATGTGTCCAAAGGTTATATGTTTGCAGAAACCACTCTGCGTGGTGAGCCAATTGATACACAGTATGCGCGTACACGCATGCGCTGGGAGCCCCTGGTTGAAATAACACAAATTAAGGGGGATTCAGAAACCCATTCAACGCTTTCCCCGGACGATCCTTTCGCAGACTTTGAGAATTATCCATTCTACCTACAAGCTGATCCGGAGTCGTACCGTGTCGCTAAAGGTGATTTCGTCCGATCCGCCTTACGTACAGGGCTGGAAATGCAGAAGAAAATTGGTGTAAACCCTTACAAGCTGGGGTTTGTAGGGTCCACAGATTCACATACGGGTATGTCAACTGCTGAGGAGAACAACTTTTGGGGCAAGTTTGCTCATGACTCAGTACCAAGCGGCAAGCGAACTAACACTGTCATTGGCGGAACCAAGGCTACAGGTTGGAACATGTCCGCTTCTGGACTCGCCGCCGCTTGGGCAGAAGAAAATACCAGAGAAAGCCTTTTCGCTGCATTTAAACGCCGTGAAGTATATGCCACTACAGGTCCTCGAATTCAGGTGCGCGTCTTTGCAGGCTGGAATTTTCCTAAGCACGCTATAGATGCTGAAAATATTGCTGAACTAGGTTATTCCCATGGAGTACCTATGGGGGGTGATTTAGTCAAACCACAAAGAACTGACCAACCAATTCAGCTACTTATACGCGCGACAAAAGATCCTAAAGGGGCAAATCTGGATCGAATTCAGGTTGTTAAATCTTGGCTGGACTCAACAGGAAAAAGCCATGAAAAAATATTTAATGTTGCCTGGTCTGGGGAACGCACGCTTAATAACCAAGGGCAGCTAATGCCTGTGGGGGACACGGTAAATCGAGAAACGGGGCAATACACCAATAACATTGGCTCCATAGAGTTATCAACCCTATGGCAAGATCCAAAGTTTAATATGAACGAAAGAGCCTTTTACTATGTTCGGGTATTGCAAATCCCTACTCCACGCCATTCACTCTACGATGCAATAGCTACAAAAGAAATCAATAATGGAAATATTCAGGTACCGCCTGAAGGACCCGCCGTTATCCAGGAGCGCGCCTATACATCCCCAATTTGGTATACCCCCTAA
- a CDS encoding AraC family transcriptional regulator, with protein sequence MAEYGHTTIATWVLPIIEALKPFCSTQEILQRAEIDPKCIVDANQRIPLENMKKLWGLAESISGDDCIGLQVTKYVNHTNLHALSYAHLASSSIRESLLRSARFSEVVTTAMRINVHDEQQQVIVSWEKVDDFPYEPSIHAIDAFMALLIKSIRKICPDVHHHLISINLERPRPATLERHQLMYKCPINFSADICEIRFKQEFVDRKLSSGNDELVRVNEQALIGYLERLKKNDIVSMTSRVLVDLMATGNFSQEVVAKELGISCRGLYRKLKERGSSYQTVLDEIRQYQAVQYLKQNDTPITSIAYKLGFGDTSSFSRSFKKWTGQSPREFRTKHSRDVSTESCID encoded by the coding sequence ATGGCTGAGTATGGACACACGACCATTGCAACTTGGGTATTACCTATTATTGAGGCCCTAAAACCATTCTGTTCTACCCAAGAAATTTTGCAGCGTGCAGAAATTGACCCTAAATGCATAGTGGATGCGAACCAGAGAATTCCTTTAGAGAATATGAAAAAACTATGGGGGCTCGCTGAATCTATATCAGGTGATGATTGTATCGGCCTGCAAGTCACTAAGTATGTGAATCATACAAACCTTCATGCCCTGAGTTATGCCCACTTGGCCAGTAGCTCCATCAGGGAGAGTTTACTGAGATCTGCTCGATTCTCAGAAGTGGTTACCACCGCTATGCGAATCAATGTTCATGATGAACAGCAGCAAGTAATAGTATCCTGGGAAAAAGTTGACGATTTTCCATATGAGCCAAGCATCCATGCTATAGATGCCTTTATGGCTCTGCTAATAAAGTCCATAAGAAAGATATGCCCCGATGTACATCATCATTTGATTTCTATTAATCTGGAGAGGCCCAGACCTGCCACCCTTGAGCGGCATCAATTGATGTATAAGTGCCCAATTAACTTTTCGGCAGACATTTGTGAGATTAGATTTAAACAAGAGTTTGTTGATCGAAAGCTCTCTTCGGGAAACGATGAGCTGGTCAGGGTCAACGAGCAAGCCCTAATTGGTTATTTGGAGCGTTTGAAGAAGAATGACATAGTCAGTATGACCAGTAGAGTGCTTGTTGATCTGATGGCTACAGGTAATTTTTCACAAGAGGTTGTGGCCAAGGAGCTTGGTATTAGTTGTCGTGGTTTGTATAGAAAACTAAAAGAAAGAGGTTCCAGTTATCAGACTGTTCTAGATGAAATACGCCAGTATCAGGCTGTGCAGTACCTTAAGCAAAACGATACCCCGATCACATCAATCGCCTACAAACTGGGATTCGGAGATACCAGTAGTTTTTCCAGAAGCTTTAAAAAATGGACTGGACAATCTCCACGAGAGTTTCGGACTAAGCATAGTAGAGATGTTTCAACAGAAAGCTGTATAGATTAA